A genomic region of Pseudomonas sp. KU43P contains the following coding sequences:
- a CDS encoding bifunctional nitrate reductase/sulfite reductase flavoprotein subunit alpha, which produces MATSEVRSVCPYCGVGCGIVMHVADGKVSKISGDKQHPSNFGRLCTKGLTAHVPLTAAGRMETAFVRQQRGQEPVRSSLDQAIAQTAERLRGIIDQHGPDAVALYVSGQMSLEAQYLANKLAKGFIRTRHIESNSRLCMASAGAGYKLSLGADGPPGSYQDFERADVFLVIGANMADCHPILFLRLLDRVKAGAKLIVVDPRRTATADKADLFLQVRPGSDLALLNGLLHLLHRNGQTAPDFIARHTEGWGELPAFLDDYAPERVAAITGLSEADIRQAAEWIGTAGEWMSCWTMGLNQSVHGTWLSNAICNLHLATGAICRPGSGPFSLTGQPNAMGGREMGYMGPGLPGQRSALVEADRRFVEAQWGLAPDSLRGEGGEGTVALFEQMKTGEVKACWIICSNPVASVANRRQVIDGLRQAELVITQDAFLDTETNRFADILLPAALWAEGEGVMINSERNLTLMPQAVQAPGQSLADWQIIARVACAMGYADAFDYPDAEAVFDEIRRFDNPQTGYDLRGISYTQLRHQPRQWPSGPGRLDARSPVRYRSENQPSRLAFPTPSGKARFFARPWLPAPELPDADFPLVLNTGRVQHQWHTLTKTGKVPALNRLEPGPFVELHPEDAQRLGIHDKDQVAIRSRRGQAVLPARVSDRVMPGNCFAPFHWNDVIGEQLAINAVTCDAVDPLSLQPAFKHCAVALERVAGERIDALDLSAATAPATPAMAAAHQVLWASQTGNGEALAERCAERLHGAGLEVQLGCLEAVSPRQLQGAASVLLIASTFGDGDAPDSAAKFWQALQSEQDDVCTALPYAVLALGDSSYDQFCGFGRKLDQRLAELGGQRLLPRVDCEPDYDAAFASWLDALLPALGAEATSQPVSEPTAGYSRQQPFTARLLENRLLNGPGASKETRQLVFDLSGSDFTYAAGDALGVWPRNCPALVEELLTLMQLDGQTLVELKGEPPMPLAIALQAHLEIAKVTPQQLQAFGAQSADLQRLLQPECKAELQQWLWGRQLVDVLRAFPQQRPLADWLALLKPLQPRLYSISSSPLAHPQQVHLTVSTVRYGERKGVCSTFLADRALEVAIFPQVSKHFRLPEDDSVPVIMVGPGTGIAPFRAFLEEREARGGTGGNWLFFGEQHAATDFYYQEQLQAWQATGHLRLDTAFSRDQAEKIYVQQRLREQGAQVWQWLEAGACFYVCGDAERMAKDVDAALRGIIAEHGGVDVDAYMDALGKAKRYRRDVY; this is translated from the coding sequence ATGGCCACCAGCGAAGTACGCAGCGTCTGTCCCTATTGCGGCGTCGGTTGCGGCATCGTCATGCACGTGGCCGACGGCAAGGTCAGCAAGATCAGCGGCGACAAACAGCACCCGAGCAACTTCGGCCGCCTGTGCACCAAAGGCCTCACCGCCCACGTGCCGTTGACCGCAGCCGGCCGCATGGAAACCGCGTTCGTCCGCCAGCAGCGTGGCCAAGAACCCGTGCGCAGCAGCCTCGACCAGGCCATCGCCCAGACCGCCGAGCGCCTGCGCGGCATCATCGACCAGCACGGCCCTGACGCCGTGGCCCTCTACGTGTCCGGGCAAATGTCGCTGGAAGCGCAATACCTGGCCAACAAGCTGGCCAAAGGGTTCATCCGCACGCGCCACATCGAAAGCAACTCCCGCCTGTGCATGGCCAGCGCCGGCGCCGGCTACAAGCTGTCGCTCGGTGCCGATGGGCCACCCGGCAGCTACCAGGATTTCGAGCGCGCCGACGTGTTTCTGGTGATCGGCGCCAACATGGCCGACTGTCACCCGATCCTGTTCCTGCGTCTGCTCGACCGGGTAAAGGCCGGCGCGAAGCTGATCGTCGTCGACCCGCGACGCACCGCCACCGCCGACAAGGCCGACCTTTTCCTGCAGGTGCGCCCTGGCAGCGACCTGGCGCTGCTCAACGGTCTGCTGCACCTGTTGCACCGTAATGGCCAGACTGCCCCCGACTTCATCGCCCGGCACACTGAAGGGTGGGGTGAGCTGCCAGCCTTTCTCGACGACTACGCCCCAGAGCGCGTGGCCGCCATCACCGGGCTGAGCGAAGCCGACATCCGCCAGGCCGCCGAGTGGATCGGCACCGCAGGCGAATGGATGAGCTGCTGGACCATGGGGCTGAACCAGAGCGTTCATGGCACCTGGCTCAGCAATGCGATCTGCAACCTGCACCTGGCCACCGGCGCCATTTGCCGCCCAGGCAGCGGCCCGTTCTCGTTGACCGGCCAGCCCAATGCCATGGGCGGTCGCGAAATGGGCTACATGGGCCCAGGCTTGCCGGGCCAGCGCTCGGCCCTGGTCGAGGCCGACCGTCGCTTCGTCGAGGCGCAGTGGGGCCTGGCGCCCGACAGCCTGCGCGGCGAGGGTGGCGAAGGCACGGTGGCGTTGTTCGAGCAGATGAAAACCGGCGAAGTGAAAGCCTGCTGGATCATCTGCAGCAACCCGGTGGCCAGTGTCGCCAACCGCCGGCAGGTGATCGACGGCCTGCGCCAGGCCGAGCTGGTGATTACCCAGGACGCCTTCCTCGACACTGAAACCAACCGCTTCGCCGATATCCTCCTGCCCGCGGCGCTGTGGGCCGAAGGCGAGGGTGTGATGATCAACAGCGAGCGCAACCTGACGCTGATGCCGCAGGCCGTTCAGGCCCCCGGGCAGAGCCTGGCGGACTGGCAGATCATCGCCAGGGTGGCGTGCGCCATGGGTTATGCCGATGCCTTCGATTACCCCGATGCCGAGGCGGTGTTCGACGAAATCCGTCGCTTCGACAACCCGCAGACTGGCTACGACCTGCGCGGTATCAGCTACACCCAGCTGCGCCACCAGCCTCGTCAGTGGCCTAGCGGCCCCGGCCGGCTCGACGCCCGCAGTCCGGTTCGCTACCGCAGCGAAAACCAGCCTTCAAGGCTGGCGTTTCCCACGCCCAGTGGCAAGGCGCGCTTCTTCGCTCGGCCCTGGCTGCCTGCGCCCGAACTGCCCGATGCCGACTTCCCGCTGGTGCTCAACACCGGCCGCGTGCAGCACCAATGGCACACCCTGACCAAGACTGGCAAGGTGCCGGCGCTGAACAGGCTGGAGCCCGGCCCTTTCGTCGAACTGCATCCCGAGGATGCCCAACGCCTGGGCATCCACGACAAGGACCAGGTGGCCATCCGTTCGCGCCGGGGCCAGGCAGTGCTGCCCGCGCGGGTCAGCGATCGAGTCATGCCCGGCAACTGCTTCGCGCCGTTCCACTGGAACGATGTGATCGGCGAGCAGTTGGCAATCAATGCCGTGACCTGCGATGCGGTCGACCCGTTATCGCTGCAGCCGGCGTTCAAACACTGCGCCGTGGCCCTGGAACGCGTTGCCGGTGAGCGCATCGACGCCCTCGACCTGAGCGCCGCCACGGCACCTGCCACGCCAGCCATGGCGGCTGCTCACCAGGTGCTGTGGGCCTCGCAGACCGGCAATGGCGAGGCCTTGGCCGAACGCTGTGCCGAACGTTTGCATGGCGCAGGCCTGGAGGTCCAGCTCGGTTGCCTGGAAGCGGTCAGTCCGCGACAGCTGCAAGGTGCCGCTAGCGTGTTGCTGATCGCCAGTACCTTTGGCGACGGCGATGCACCGGACAGCGCCGCGAAGTTCTGGCAGGCACTGCAAAGTGAGCAGGATGACGTTTGCACGGCTTTGCCTTATGCCGTGCTGGCCCTGGGTGACTCCAGCTACGACCAGTTCTGCGGCTTCGGCCGCAAGCTCGACCAGCGCCTGGCCGAACTGGGCGGGCAGCGCCTGCTGCCACGGGTCGACTGCGAGCCGGATTACGACGCCGCATTCGCCAGCTGGCTCGACGCCTTGCTGCCCGCACTGGGCGCGGAGGCTACGTCGCAGCCTGTCAGTGAGCCCACCGCCGGCTACAGCAGGCAGCAACCCTTTACGGCCCGCTTGCTGGAAAACCGTCTGCTCAACGGGCCGGGCGCCAGCAAGGAAACCCGGCAACTGGTGTTCGACTTGTCCGGCAGCGATTTCACCTATGCCGCCGGCGACGCCCTTGGCGTGTGGCCGCGCAACTGCCCGGCGTTGGTTGAGGAGCTGCTGACCCTGATGCAGCTTGACGGCCAGACCCTGGTCGAGCTCAAGGGCGAGCCGCCCATGCCCCTGGCGATCGCCCTGCAAGCGCACCTGGAGATCGCCAAGGTGACACCGCAGCAACTGCAGGCCTTCGGCGCGCAGTCCGCCGACCTGCAACGCCTGCTGCAACCGGAATGCAAGGCAGAGCTGCAGCAGTGGCTATGGGGTCGGCAACTGGTCGATGTCCTGCGCGCATTCCCCCAGCAACGGCCATTGGCCGATTGGCTCGCCTTGCTCAAGCCGTTGCAGCCGCGTCTGTACTCGATCAGCTCCAGCCCATTGGCTCACCCGCAGCAGGTGCACCTGACCGTTTCCACGGTGCGCTACGGCGAGCGCAAAGGGGTGTGTTCGACATTCTTGGCCGACCGGGCGCTGGAGGTGGCGATCTTCCCGCAGGTGTCGAAGCACTTTCGCTTGCCAGAGGACGACAGCGTGCCGGTGATCATGGTCGGCCCCGGTACCGGTATCGCGCCGTTCCGGGCCTTCCTCGAAGAGCGCGAGGCGCGCGGAGGCACGGGGGGCAACTGGTTGTTCTTCGGCGAGCAGCACGCAGCCACCGATTTCTATTATCAAGAACAGTTGCAGGCCTG
- the map gene encoding type I methionyl aminopeptidase has product MRWQARCPWRYAGAISSKSHYPHPMSQVILKTPAQLDLMRNAGRLLAQVFADLDSFIRPGVTTMQINDRAEAFIVDTLKARPASKGQYGFPYSLNTSVDHVVCHGMPKVDEVLQEGSIINVDITLEQGGYIADSSKMYSIGQISDEARRLVDTTYEALWKGIAQVRPGATLGDIGHAIQTHAETAGYSVVREYCGHGIGQQMHEGPEVLHFGQRGMGMKLKPGMVFTIEPMINQGGRGTRELRDGWTVITRDHSLSAQWEHTVAVTEDGVEVLTLREEERNR; this is encoded by the coding sequence ATGCGGTGGCAGGCCCGGTGCCCATGGCGCTATGCTGGAGCAATTTCCAGCAAGAGCCATTACCCCCACCCCATGTCCCAGGTGATCCTCAAGACCCCCGCCCAACTCGACCTCATGCGCAATGCCGGCCGGCTACTGGCCCAGGTATTCGCCGACCTCGACAGCTTCATCCGCCCCGGCGTGACCACGATGCAGATCAACGACCGCGCCGAGGCGTTCATCGTTGATACGCTCAAGGCCCGCCCGGCCAGCAAGGGCCAGTATGGCTTCCCGTATTCGCTCAACACCTCGGTAGACCATGTGGTGTGTCACGGCATGCCCAAGGTGGACGAAGTGCTGCAGGAAGGTTCGATCATCAACGTCGACATTACCCTGGAACAGGGCGGCTACATTGCCGACTCGTCGAAGATGTACAGCATTGGGCAGATCAGCGACGAGGCTCGGCGCCTGGTCGACACCACCTATGAAGCCTTGTGGAAAGGCATCGCCCAAGTACGCCCAGGCGCGACGCTGGGCGACATCGGCCACGCCATCCAGACCCATGCCGAAACGGCAGGCTACAGCGTGGTACGCGAATATTGCGGGCACGGCATCGGCCAGCAGATGCATGAAGGCCCCGAGGTGCTGCATTTCGGCCAGCGTGGGATGGGCATGAAGTTGAAACCAGGAATGGTCTTCACCATCGAGCCGATGATCAACCAGGGTGGCCGTGGGACGCGGGAGCTGCGCGATGGCTGGACGGTGATTACCCGCGACCACAGCCTGTCGGCGCAGTGGGAGCATACGGTGGCGGTGACCGAGGATGGGGTCGAAGTGCTGACCTTGCGCGAAGAAGAGCGTAACCGCTGA
- the rdgC gene encoding recombination-associated protein RdgC produces the protein MWFKNLLTYRLTQDVPFEAEALEAALASKPARPCASQELTTYGFIAPFGKGEDAPLVHVSGEFLLIAARKEERILPSSVVNDAVKEKVEEIETEQMRKVYKKERDQIKDEIIQAFLPRAFIRRSMIFAAIAPRLGMILVNSASAKRAEDLLSTLREVMGSLPVRPATVKIAPTATMTDWVKSQQAAEGFYVLDECELRDTAEDGGIVRCKRQDLTGEEIQLHLSTGKVVTQLALAWQDKLSFVLDDKMVIKRLKFEELLQEQAEQDGGDEAAQQFDASFLLMMMTFSEFLPVLFEALGGEEIPQGV, from the coding sequence ATGTGGTTCAAGAACCTGCTGACCTACCGCCTGACCCAGGATGTCCCCTTCGAGGCTGAAGCACTGGAAGCCGCCCTGGCCAGCAAGCCGGCCCGCCCATGCGCCAGCCAGGAGCTGACCACCTACGGCTTCATCGCACCGTTCGGCAAGGGCGAAGACGCGCCCCTGGTGCACGTTAGCGGCGAGTTCCTGCTGATTGCAGCACGCAAGGAAGAACGCATCCTGCCCAGCAGCGTGGTCAACGACGCGGTGAAGGAAAAGGTCGAAGAGATCGAGACCGAGCAGATGCGCAAGGTCTACAAGAAGGAACGCGACCAGATCAAGGACGAGATCATCCAGGCCTTCCTGCCGCGTGCGTTCATCCGCCGCTCGATGATCTTCGCCGCCATCGCCCCGCGCCTGGGCATGATCCTGGTCAACTCGGCCAGCGCCAAGCGCGCCGAAGACCTGCTGTCGACCCTGCGCGAAGTCATGGGCTCGCTGCCGGTGCGCCCGGCCACCGTGAAGATCGCCCCGACCGCGACCATGACCGATTGGGTCAAGTCGCAACAGGCTGCCGAAGGCTTCTATGTACTGGACGAGTGCGAACTGCGTGACACCGCCGAAGACGGCGGCATCGTGCGTTGCAAGCGCCAGGACCTGACCGGCGAGGAAATCCAGCTGCACCTGAGCACCGGCAAGGTGGTCACCCAGCTGGCCTTGGCCTGGCAGGACAAGCTGTCGTTCGTGCTCGACGACAAGATGGTGATCAAGCGCCTGAAGTTCGAAGAGCTGCTGCAGGAGCAGGCCGAGCAGGATGGCGGCGATGAGGCCGCACAGCAGTTCGATGCCAGCTTCCTGCTGATGATGATGACCTTCAGCGAGTTCCTGCCGGTGCTGTTCGAGGCGCTGGGCGGCGAGGAGATTCCGCAAGGGGTCTGA